A single Neosynechococcus sphagnicola sy1 DNA region contains:
- a CDS encoding TldD/PmbA family protein, with amino-acid sequence MLLGTTAALQKQASHIQSRRAVYFRDWQEVMVAASDGTFARDIRLTQSVGCNLLCAEGMHRSAIGLRAGDTGNPGFLQTWNATAMVEEIAASAGRMLYADFVESGTYPIIMANEFGGVIFHEACGHLLETTQIERQTTPFAEKKGEKIAHSSLTAWDEGLSSHAFGTIDMDDEGMPAQHTLLIENGILKNFLSDRAGNQRTGHPRTGSGRRQNYTYAAASRMRNTYIAPGDYTVADLFASVERGIYCKKMGGGSVGPTGQFNFAVDEAYLIEQGQITKPLKGATLIGEATEIMHKISMCSQDLSLAAGFCGSVSGSIYVTVGQPHIKVDAITVGGR; translated from the coding sequence GTGCTGTTGGGTACAACGGCAGCACTGCAAAAACAGGCCAGTCATATCCAGTCCCGTCGAGCAGTGTATTTTCGCGACTGGCAAGAAGTGATGGTAGCGGCCAGCGATGGTACCTTTGCCAGGGATATTCGCCTCACCCAATCCGTGGGCTGTAACCTCCTGTGTGCTGAAGGAATGCATCGGTCTGCCATTGGGTTACGGGCTGGGGATACGGGAAATCCAGGGTTTTTGCAAACCTGGAACGCTACTGCCATGGTCGAGGAAATTGCTGCCTCCGCTGGACGCATGCTCTATGCCGACTTTGTGGAGTCCGGAACTTATCCCATTATTATGGCGAATGAATTTGGCGGGGTGATTTTCCATGAAGCCTGTGGTCACCTGCTCGAAACCACCCAGATTGAACGCCAAACGACCCCCTTTGCCGAGAAAAAAGGTGAGAAAATTGCCCATTCCAGTCTCACAGCCTGGGATGAGGGCCTATCCTCCCACGCCTTTGGCACCATTGATATGGATGATGAAGGGATGCCTGCCCAGCATACCCTACTGATTGAGAATGGAATTCTGAAAAACTTCCTCAGCGATCGCGCAGGCAATCAGCGCACCGGGCACCCCAGAACTGGCAGCGGTCGGCGTCAGAATTACACCTATGCAGCAGCCTCTCGGATGCGTAACACCTACATTGCCCCAGGAGACTATACCGTCGCCGATCTGTTTGCCTCGGTGGAGCGAGGCATTTACTGCAAAAAAATGGGAGGTGGCAGTGTTGGCCCCACCGGACAGTTTAACTTCGCCGTCGATGAAGCCTATCTGATTGAACAGGGTCAGATTACCAAGCCCCTGAAGGGAGCCACCTTGATCGGGGAAGCCACCGAAATCATGCATAAGATTTCCATGTGTTCTCAGGATTTAAGTCTGGCAGCAGGGTTCTGTGGTTCTGTCAGCGGTAGCATCTATGTCACCGTGGGACAACCCCACATCAAAGTAGACGCAATCACCGTCGGTGGTCGCTAA
- a CDS encoding PmbA/TldA family metallopeptidase, with product MPHSRSLLSQELPTLHYTATGNGQGSLSEHRFDETWEAPLSSLLGLGRAAGADFVEFFLERVNFVSCLAEEDAITSISPRLSTGAGVRVFRGQADCYVSTNDLSFTGLKAALEKGLAIMGLHLPAPTAFVPEVNLELLRDYATPKGKNFLVSWL from the coding sequence ATGCCCCACAGTAGGTCGCTTCTCTCCCAAGAATTGCCCACACTTCACTACACTGCTACGGGCAATGGTCAAGGATCGCTCTCCGAACATCGCTTCGATGAAACCTGGGAAGCACCCCTTTCGTCTCTGTTGGGGTTGGGCCGGGCAGCGGGGGCTGACTTTGTTGAATTCTTCCTGGAGCGGGTCAACTTTGTGAGCTGCTTGGCTGAGGAAGATGCGATCACCAGTATTTCACCCCGCCTTTCCACAGGGGCAGGAGTCCGGGTGTTTCGAGGGCAGGCTGACTGCTATGTCAGCACCAATGATTTATCTTTTACCGGACTTAAGGCAGCACTAGAAAAGGGCCTGGCAATTATGGGGCTGCACTTGCCCGCACCCACAGCGTTTGTCCCTGAAGTCAACTTAGAATTGCTGCGCGATTACGCCACTCCCAAAGGTAAAAACTTCCTGGTTAGCTGGCTGTAG
- a CDS encoding response regulator, giving the protein MSANPLRILLAEDDELFRLGLRIRLQQESNFEVVAEAEDGEMAVEMAKRLPIDIVVLDIGLPGIGGIEACRQLKQQHADLPILVLTSRTQASLVSRLVEAGAQGYCLKGIASETLILAIRSVAAGASWWDAAATTEIRAAFENQPTVIATNEASETYPVLQANPLTRREQEILALIVVGKSNQEIAGMLHITAGTVRVHVHAILNKLNVSDRTQATALAMQKKFIAKELYSDQGFQASDLQ; this is encoded by the coding sequence ATGTCAGCAAATCCCCTACGAATTCTCCTGGCAGAAGATGATGAACTCTTCCGCCTCGGCTTGCGCATACGACTACAGCAAGAGTCGAACTTTGAGGTCGTGGCCGAAGCAGAAGATGGTGAAATGGCAGTAGAAATGGCAAAACGGCTTCCCATTGATATCGTTGTTTTGGACATTGGGTTACCGGGAATTGGAGGAATTGAAGCCTGCCGTCAGCTTAAGCAACAGCATGCCGATCTACCGATCCTGGTACTAACCTCGCGTACTCAGGCATCTTTGGTCTCCCGTTTGGTTGAAGCTGGAGCGCAGGGTTATTGTCTTAAAGGAATTGCCTCCGAAACACTCATCCTAGCGATTCGCTCTGTCGCTGCCGGTGCCTCTTGGTGGGATGCGGCAGCCACCACTGAGATTCGGGCAGCCTTTGAAAATCAGCCAACGGTGATCGCTACAAACGAAGCTTCAGAAACCTATCCAGTACTTCAAGCTAACCCTTTAACCCGACGTGAACAAGAAATTTTGGCTCTAATTGTGGTGGGCAAAAGTAATCAGGAAATTGCTGGAATGCTTCATATCACCGCTGGCACCGTTCGAGTTCATGTCCATGCGATTTTGAATAAATTAAATGTTAGCGATCGGACTCAAGCAACAGCCCTAGCAATGCAAAAGAAGTTTATTGCTAAAGAATTATATTCAGATCAGGGATTTCAAGCTTCTGATTTGCAGTAG
- a CDS encoding sensor histidine kinase, translating to MYRELWVGKFWLIVGLFAIVAALEFSTPPDYVFGYLYIGPILLVNARFDRTATLQATAIACLLTMVNVWLPSHNVVQAATVASRLIAVLALVVTGFLSDRNRSYQQTLLQQQAKLQAQEKLASIREDFASTLTHDLKTPMLGAIETLEAIRRENFGPILPAQKAVMTTMIRSHKNSLQLVETLLDVYRNDTEGLKLKFAPVDLVEVAEDVAATLMGLAASRRVHISFNYGNSDFRQFLWVNGDAFQLHRVFVNLLTNAINHSPRGSKVEVILAPGSSYHVARVVDMGAGITPEEVPHLFKRFYQGHSDRQAKGSGLGLYLTRQIVEAHGGKIWAENRQPHGAIFAFRLPVLPFQKSLSP from the coding sequence ATGTATAGAGAATTATGGGTTGGTAAATTCTGGTTGATTGTCGGATTGTTTGCAATCGTTGCAGCACTGGAGTTTTCAACACCTCCCGACTACGTGTTCGGCTACCTATACATTGGTCCTATTTTGCTAGTCAACGCTCGCTTCGATCGCACTGCAACCTTGCAAGCAACGGCGATCGCCTGTCTGCTGACGATGGTAAATGTGTGGCTTCCAAGCCATAATGTGGTTCAAGCTGCGACCGTTGCCAGTCGGCTGATTGCGGTTCTGGCATTGGTGGTGACTGGCTTTCTTAGCGATCGCAACCGCTCCTATCAGCAAACATTGTTGCAACAACAGGCGAAGCTGCAAGCCCAAGAAAAACTCGCTAGCATTCGAGAAGACTTCGCTTCCACCCTAACCCATGACCTCAAAACACCCATGCTGGGAGCGATCGAGACCCTGGAAGCGATTCGACGAGAGAATTTTGGCCCCATCCTGCCCGCGCAGAAAGCTGTGATGACAACGATGATTCGGAGTCACAAAAACAGCTTGCAGCTAGTAGAAACGCTCTTAGATGTCTATCGAAATGACACAGAAGGGTTAAAGTTGAAATTTGCTCCAGTTGACCTGGTGGAGGTGGCTGAAGACGTAGCAGCTACCTTAATGGGATTAGCCGCTAGTCGGCGTGTTCATATTTCATTTAACTATGGCAATTCAGATTTTCGTCAATTTCTCTGGGTGAATGGCGATGCCTTTCAGCTTCATCGCGTATTTGTCAATCTGTTAACTAATGCCATTAATCATTCACCGCGTGGCAGCAAAGTAGAAGTGATTTTAGCACCAGGTTCTTCCTACCACGTTGCTAGAGTCGTTGATATGGGAGCGGGCATTACGCCTGAAGAAGTACCTCACTTGTTTAAACGGTTTTATCAAGGGCATAGCGATCGTCAGGCGAAAGGCTCAGGACTAGGGCTATATCTAACTCGCCAAATTGTGGAAGCGCATGGCGGTAAAATTTGGGCAGAGAATCGGCAACCCCATGGGGCAATTTTTGCCTTTCGGTTACCTGTACTCCCCTTCCAAAAATCTCTATCTCCTTAG